From the genome of Nocardia sp. NBC_01503, one region includes:
- a CDS encoding SPFH domain-containing protein: protein MAWFEREFIAVPEDRKHQLVYKWPDLNIRRYSRALVNADEIALFVRSGKIIAALGPGRHRIDADELPVLGALVDTLTGGNFYRAELYFVSARELPGIKFGGRLTDIADPVSEQVVTLRAFGEFALSVRDPGELITGLIGTVDPADPDAASRWCAALLLKCMKIAVAQGVSRGEWPVLGLSGQLAQIESTVLRETNILLYEYGLRVPRMGNFDITLASEDAERLKRLAKDRTYVRMTGDFGRYAAGEMAIGAGQGMARGGGDIGFLGAALGLNTLQQQTVAPPLPAISPVCPSCHSVRSPGARFCGDCGTELAPRPACRNCATELRDSAKFCGNCGTIRQ, encoded by the coding sequence ATGGCATGGTTCGAGCGCGAATTCATCGCGGTCCCCGAGGATCGCAAGCATCAGCTCGTCTACAAATGGCCGGATCTGAATATCCGCCGCTACAGCCGCGCCCTGGTCAATGCCGACGAGATCGCCCTGTTCGTGCGATCCGGCAAGATCATCGCGGCGCTGGGCCCCGGCCGGCACCGGATCGACGCCGATGAGCTGCCCGTACTGGGCGCCCTGGTGGACACCCTGACCGGTGGCAACTTCTACCGGGCCGAACTGTATTTCGTCTCCGCCCGCGAACTGCCCGGCATCAAGTTCGGCGGTCGGCTCACCGATATCGCGGATCCGGTCAGCGAACAGGTGGTGACACTGCGGGCCTTCGGCGAATTCGCGCTCTCGGTGCGGGATCCCGGCGAACTGATCACCGGACTGATCGGCACCGTCGACCCGGCCGATCCGGACGCGGCCTCGCGGTGGTGCGCCGCTCTACTGCTCAAGTGTATGAAAATAGCTGTCGCACAGGGTGTTTCACGCGGCGAATGGCCTGTGCTCGGACTGTCCGGACAGCTCGCGCAGATCGAGAGCACGGTGCTGCGCGAGACCAATATCCTGCTGTACGAGTACGGCCTGCGGGTGCCACGCATGGGCAACTTCGACATCACCCTCGCCTCGGAGGACGCCGAGCGACTCAAACGACTCGCCAAGGATCGCACCTACGTCCGCATGACCGGCGACTTCGGCCGGTACGCGGCGGGTGAGATGGCCATCGGGGCCGGACAGGGCATGGCACGCGGCGGTGGGGATATCGGATTCCTCGGTGCGGCACTGGGATTGAACACCCTGCAGCAGCAGACCGTCGCCCCGCCGTTGCCCGCCATATCGCCGGTGTGCCCGTCCTGTCACAGCGTCCGCTCCCCCGGCGCGCGCTTCTGCGGTGACTGCGGCACCGAGCTCGCCCCACGCCCGGCCTGCCGGAACTGCGCCACGGAACTGCGCGATTCGGCGAAGTTCTGCGGTAATTGCGGCACGATCCGGCAATGA
- a CDS encoding amino acid permease, translating to MTTVHPPDAPADALADEDAGYHKSLRPRQLQMIAIGGAIGTGLFLGAGGRLASAGPGLFLLYGICGVFVFFVLRALGELVLHRPSSGSFVSYAREFYGEKLAFAVGWMYFFHWCMTGIVDITAVATYIHYWGALQVIPQWLIALIALAIVVSINLISVKWFGELEFWAALIKVIALVLFLVIGSIFLAGRFKVDGQSTGFSVIADHGGLFPVGMAPLVLVTTGVVFAYAAVELVGTAAGEAENPEKIMPRAINSVIARIALFYVGSLVLLGLLLPYTAYHAGVSPFVTFFAKLGVPAAGSIMNLVVLTAAFSSLNAGLYSTGRILRSMSMNGSAPAVAARMSRTGVPYVGILATGAIALIGVVLNALVPDKAFEIVLNMSALGTIASWTAIILCQLALWRQWKAGQAERPAFRLMGAPYTSIATLVFLAGVVALMAFGDDEVQRGAVLGTVLVMAPVLVGGWFLVRKRVQSVAAARQGFTGQYPVIVERRPRLQDAPAELLPAERKDDQL from the coding sequence ATGACTACCGTTCACCCGCCCGACGCGCCCGCGGACGCCTTGGCCGACGAGGACGCTGGCTACCACAAGTCGTTGCGGCCCCGGCAATTGCAGATGATCGCGATCGGCGGGGCCATCGGCACCGGCCTGTTCCTGGGTGCGGGCGGGCGACTGGCCAGCGCCGGCCCCGGGCTTTTCCTGCTCTACGGGATCTGCGGCGTCTTCGTCTTCTTCGTACTGCGCGCGCTGGGTGAGTTGGTGCTGCACCGCCCCTCCTCGGGGTCGTTCGTCTCCTACGCGCGTGAGTTCTACGGGGAGAAACTGGCTTTCGCGGTCGGGTGGATGTACTTCTTCCACTGGTGCATGACCGGCATCGTCGATATCACCGCGGTGGCCACCTACATCCACTACTGGGGTGCGCTACAGGTGATTCCGCAGTGGCTGATCGCACTCATCGCGCTCGCCATCGTGGTGAGCATCAATCTCATCTCGGTCAAGTGGTTCGGCGAACTGGAGTTCTGGGCGGCCCTGATCAAGGTCATCGCGTTGGTGCTGTTCCTGGTGATCGGCTCGATCTTCCTGGCGGGGCGCTTCAAGGTCGACGGTCAGTCCACCGGTTTCAGTGTCATCGCCGACCACGGCGGTCTCTTCCCGGTCGGCATGGCGCCACTGGTATTGGTCACCACCGGTGTCGTATTCGCCTATGCCGCTGTCGAATTGGTGGGAACCGCGGCCGGTGAGGCGGAGAACCCGGAGAAGATCATGCCCCGGGCCATCAACTCGGTGATCGCCCGCATCGCGCTGTTCTACGTCGGTTCGCTGGTGCTGCTGGGCCTGTTGCTGCCGTACACCGCCTACCACGCCGGGGTGAGCCCGTTCGTCACCTTCTTCGCGAAACTCGGTGTGCCCGCGGCTGGTTCGATCATGAACCTGGTGGTGCTGACCGCCGCGTTCTCCAGCCTCAATGCCGGCCTGTACTCCACCGGCCGCATTCTGCGCTCGATGTCGATGAACGGCAGCGCCCCGGCGGTCGCGGCCCGGATGTCCCGCACGGGTGTGCCGTACGTGGGCATCCTGGCCACCGGCGCCATCGCCCTGATCGGTGTGGTCCTCAATGCGCTGGTGCCGGACAAGGCCTTCGAGATCGTGCTGAATATGTCGGCACTGGGCACCATCGCCTCCTGGACCGCGATCATCCTGTGCCAGTTGGCATTGTGGCGGCAGTGGAAGGCCGGACAGGCCGAACGCCCCGCGTTCCGATTGATGGGTGCGCCCTACACCAGCATCGCCACCCTGGTCTTCCTGGCCGGAGTCGTCGCGCTGATGGCGTTCGGCGATGACGAGGTGCAGCGCGGCGCCGTGCTCGGCACCGTGCTGGTGATGGCGCCGGTACTGGTGGGCGGCTGGTTCCTGGTGCGCAAGCGGGTGCAGAGCGTGGCCGCGGCCCGGCAGGGCTTCACCGGTCAGTACCCGGTCATCGTGGAGCGCCGCCCGCGCCTGCAGGACGCGCCCGCCGAATTGCTGCCGGCAGAGCGGAAGGATGACCAGCTGTAG
- a CDS encoding serine/threonine-protein kinase yields the protein MSHPWAIRRPGKSDLVHRPDRPNPPPSMRSEGSQHFTSSTAVTVDLSDAEFDAAEQSGRSARSRPSVRRLGGGLVELPRIEPVDPAQVVLDNPEVPEPKRFCWKCDRPVGRRTRDRPARISGECPHCHSPFNFRPQLTPGDLIAEQYEVQGCLAHGGLGWIYLAVDRNVSDRPVVLKGLQNPLDFEAHVVALAERQFLSEVAHPGIVKIYNFVKHRTGGDMPDGYIVMEYIGGRSLKSLLEHRGERLPAAEAIAYVMEILPALDYLHSFGLAYNDLKPDNVMVTENEVKLIDLGAVAAMDSFGSLYGTPGYQAPEITETGPTIASDIYSVGRTLAALVLDLDRDEKGNHLPGIPDPADRPLLRRYPALYRLLRRATASEPDRRFPSAYAMYCQLAGVLRMVLAADTGTEHPQRSIEFGSMRGDFGIHTLIARTDGMVRGAGETVGVDPRDIAAALPVPLIDSEDPSADLLSGLLHSEPRHALDALQRTHSRIVAGTIPAPASYELEGALTAVRAHLDLGHTLPACELLAELMPGYRRDWRIEWFIGVAALLDRHPDRAYRHFETVAAMLPGEIAPLLAMAASAELTVESVPGVADPQLWRAAALDYYRTLWQVNHGVITAAVGLARRLVADGQTLRAVEVLDEVPESSRHYTVTRLTGCLLLVSRPVAEITDADLDTAAARIEELAQEPRTAQLRVILLGAALECLRGGGRPERPEATILGFPVTEIGLRLGLESSLRDLARTVPDKFHRYRLVDLANHIRPNTRW from the coding sequence ATGTCACACCCCTGGGCGATCCGGCGACCCGGTAAGAGCGATCTCGTGCACCGACCCGATCGGCCCAACCCCCCGCCGAGTATGAGAAGCGAAGGCTCGCAGCATTTTACGTCATCCACCGCGGTCACCGTTGACCTGTCGGACGCGGAGTTCGACGCCGCCGAACAGTCCGGGCGCAGTGCCAGATCACGGCCCAGCGTGCGCCGTCTCGGCGGCGGTCTGGTGGAACTGCCCCGGATCGAGCCCGTCGATCCCGCCCAGGTCGTACTGGACAACCCCGAAGTGCCCGAACCCAAACGCTTCTGCTGGAAATGCGATCGCCCGGTCGGCCGCCGCACCCGCGACCGGCCCGCTCGGATCAGTGGCGAATGCCCGCATTGCCACTCGCCCTTCAACTTTCGTCCCCAGCTGACCCCCGGAGACCTGATCGCCGAACAGTACGAGGTGCAAGGCTGCCTCGCACACGGCGGCCTCGGCTGGATCTATCTGGCGGTGGACCGCAATGTGAGCGATCGCCCGGTGGTGCTCAAGGGATTACAGAACCCGCTCGACTTCGAGGCACATGTGGTGGCCCTGGCCGAACGCCAATTCCTTTCCGAGGTAGCGCATCCCGGCATCGTCAAGATCTACAACTTCGTCAAACACCGTACCGGCGGTGATATGCCCGACGGCTATATCGTGATGGAGTACATCGGCGGCCGATCGCTCAAATCCCTGCTCGAGCACCGCGGTGAGCGCCTGCCCGCCGCCGAAGCCATCGCCTACGTCATGGAAATCCTTCCGGCCCTGGACTATCTGCACTCCTTCGGCTTGGCGTACAACGACCTCAAGCCGGACAATGTCATGGTCACCGAGAACGAGGTGAAACTCATCGATCTCGGTGCGGTCGCCGCGATGGACTCCTTCGGCAGCCTCTATGGCACCCCCGGTTATCAAGCGCCCGAGATCACCGAGACCGGACCCACCATCGCCTCGGACATCTACTCGGTCGGCCGTACCCTGGCCGCCCTGGTGCTGGATCTGGACCGGGACGAGAAGGGCAATCATCTGCCGGGTATCCCCGATCCCGCGGATCGTCCACTGCTGCGCCGTTATCCGGCGCTGTACCGTCTGCTGCGTCGCGCGACCGCCAGCGAACCGGATCGCCGCTTTCCCTCCGCCTATGCGATGTACTGCCAGCTCGCGGGTGTGCTGCGCATGGTGCTCGCGGCCGACACCGGTACCGAACATCCGCAGCGGTCGATCGAATTCGGTTCCATGCGAGGCGATTTCGGTATTCATACGCTCATCGCGCGCACCGACGGCATGGTGCGGGGGGCCGGTGAGACCGTCGGGGTCGATCCGCGCGATATCGCCGCGGCGCTGCCGGTGCCGCTCATCGACAGCGAGGATCCCTCGGCGGATCTGCTGTCCGGGCTGCTGCACAGTGAACCCCGGCATGCCCTGGATGCCCTGCAGCGCACGCACAGTCGCATTGTGGCCGGCACCATCCCGGCGCCCGCGTCCTATGAGCTCGAGGGCGCGCTGACCGCGGTGCGGGCGCACCTGGACCTCGGTCATACCCTGCCCGCCTGCGAGCTGCTCGCGGAATTGATGCCGGGATACCGCCGGGACTGGCGGATCGAATGGTTCATCGGGGTGGCGGCACTGCTGGACCGGCATCCCGATCGCGCGTACCGGCATTTCGAGACGGTGGCGGCCATGCTGCCGGGTGAGATAGCGCCCCTGCTGGCCATGGCGGCCAGCGCCGAGTTGACCGTGGAAAGCGTTCCCGGCGTTGCCGATCCGCAGCTGTGGCGGGCGGCGGCGCTGGACTACTATCGCACGCTCTGGCAGGTCAATCACGGTGTCATCACCGCCGCGGTCGGCCTGGCCCGGCGACTGGTCGCGGACGGGCAGACGCTGCGCGCGGTCGAAGTCCTGGACGAGGTGCCCGAGTCCTCCCGGCATTACACGGTAACCAGGCTGACCGGCTGTCTGCTCCTGGTCTCGCGGCCCGTCGCCGAGATCACCGACGCCGATCTGGACACCGCGGCCGCCCGTATCGAGGAATTGGCGCAGGAACCGCGCACCGCGCAATTGCGGGTGATCCTGCTCGGCGCGGCACTGGAGTGCCTGCGCGGCGGCGGCCGTCCGGAGCGCCCCGAGGCGACGATTCTCGGCTTTCCGGTCACCGAGATCGGATTGCGTCTGGGCCTGGAGTCGAGTCTGCGCGATCTGGCGCGCACCGTCCCCGATAAATTCCACCGCTATCGCCTGGTGGATCTGGCGAACCATATCCGTCCGAATACCCGCTGGTAG
- a CDS encoding DUF1707 SHOCT-like domain-containing protein, producing MSESPYGRVSENERERALRELSEHFSIGRLTAPEFDERSTAVWAAVSRRQLAETFADLPASPTVVPGAEIGPIPARVVRVVAAAIFAIVLWLTLGNTAWLLLLAAIPLALLVRTRLR from the coding sequence ATGAGCGAATCTCCGTACGGCCGGGTGAGTGAGAACGAACGTGAGCGCGCACTGCGGGAACTGTCCGAGCACTTCAGTATCGGCCGATTGACAGCCCCGGAGTTCGACGAGCGCAGCACCGCGGTCTGGGCGGCCGTGAGTCGGCGACAACTCGCCGAGACCTTCGCCGACCTGCCCGCCTCCCCCACCGTCGTTCCCGGCGCCGAGATCGGTCCGATACCGGCGCGGGTGGTGCGGGTCGTGGCCGCCGCGATTTTCGCGATCGTCCTGTGGCTCACGCTCGGCAACACCGCATGGCTGCTGCTGCTCGCGGCGATCCCGCTGGCCCTGCTGGTGCGCACCCGTCTGCGCTGA
- a CDS encoding MerR family transcriptional regulator, giving the protein MTGGPEYTIDELARAADSTVRSVRVYHERGVLPPPEVRGRTGYYGAEHLNRVRTISRLLDRGIKLNGIKELLAAFDRGDDLGDLLGVPDADQLSRDIGPGGATVAATELQNRFADVPNGLARVVTAGVFEPVDATNYRVADADLAGLLDRLEGAGVPITAALQEVERLKADCDRVARRVVDLVREHAWEPFANSERGPDDHAEFTARVGTLRSAPGRAAEDLLNRLIDRYLAQDAEIGAVLNPDS; this is encoded by the coding sequence ATGACAGGAGGGCCCGAATACACGATCGACGAGCTCGCGCGTGCTGCCGACAGCACCGTGCGCAGCGTCCGCGTGTATCACGAGAGGGGGGTTCTCCCGCCGCCGGAGGTGCGCGGGAGAACGGGCTATTACGGGGCGGAACATCTCAATCGAGTCCGCACCATCAGCCGGCTGCTGGACCGCGGCATCAAACTCAATGGAATCAAGGAATTGCTGGCGGCGTTCGACCGCGGCGACGATCTGGGTGATCTGCTCGGTGTGCCCGACGCGGATCAGTTGTCCCGGGATATCGGGCCGGGCGGGGCCACGGTGGCCGCCACCGAACTGCAGAATCGCTTCGCCGACGTGCCGAACGGGCTCGCCCGGGTGGTGACCGCCGGGGTGTTCGAGCCGGTGGACGCGACGAACTATCGGGTCGCCGACGCCGATCTCGCGGGCCTGCTGGACCGGCTCGAGGGCGCCGGGGTGCCGATCACGGCCGCGCTGCAGGAGGTCGAGCGGTTGAAGGCCGATTGCGACCGCGTTGCCCGTCGCGTGGTCGATCTGGTGCGCGAGCACGCCTGGGAGCCGTTCGCGAATTCGGAGCGCGGCCCGGACGATCACGCCGAGTTCACCGCCCGGGTCGGCACGCTCCGGTCGGCGCCGGGTCGCGCCGCCGAGGATCTGCTGAACCGCCTCATCGACCGGTATCTGGCGCAGGATGCCGAGATCGGCGCGGTGCTGAATCCGGATTCCTGA
- a CDS encoding gamma-glutamyltransferase family protein: MRRTRTQAWGAACCAPLLLIGLLAACSSDNDRPSASCTTTPNGIPQKAIATSGTATTDLSLHPEIATGYRSGMTPVRTGTFAVATANPVATEAACTVLRDGGTAADALVVAQTVLGLVEPQATGIGGGAFLLYYDAATASVDAYDGRETAPAAATPDYLRWISAADHTAPQPNTRASGRSIGTPGVLRLLELAQREHGRKSWRELFAPAVDLADRGFAIGPRLAAQIADSAADLAKDPASRAYFLQPDGSAKAAGVTLTNPAMAKTLSAIASEGSDAFYTGAIAADIVTAIADASGGRSPGSTTAADLAAYQAKKRTALCAPYRTHEVCGMPAPSSGGTAVAAVLGMLSTADLAAMKPEHSNGDTAADRDGGKPTAAAVHLISEAERLAYADRDKYLADPDFVPPPGNSPRTLIDPSYLSHRAALIDPTRAMGVAQPGNFGPVPVGNSTQQVEHGTSHISIVDRYGNAASMTTTVESAFGAFHLVDGFVLNNQLTDFAAEPLDRDGVPVANRLEAGKRPRSSMAPTLVFDTAADGSRGPLTHVTGSPGGAVIIQFVVKTLVAMLDWGLDPQQAVSMIDFGAANSATTNVGGEHPAVDATDNGDHDALVRRLRELGHQVSVAPQSSGASALVRDGDGWIGGADPRREGAVLGDEPPRNPPGHK, translated from the coding sequence ATGAGGCGCACACGAACGCAAGCCTGGGGCGCCGCCTGCTGCGCCCCACTCCTGCTGATCGGATTGCTCGCCGCCTGCTCGTCCGATAACGACCGGCCGTCGGCATCCTGCACCACCACCCCCAACGGCATCCCCCAAAAGGCCATCGCCACATCGGGTACCGCCACCACCGACCTGTCGCTGCACCCCGAAATCGCGACCGGCTACCGCTCGGGAATGACGCCGGTGCGCACCGGCACCTTCGCGGTGGCGACCGCCAACCCGGTCGCCACCGAGGCGGCGTGCACGGTGCTGCGCGACGGCGGGACCGCCGCGGACGCGCTCGTCGTGGCGCAAACCGTGCTCGGCCTGGTCGAGCCGCAGGCCACCGGTATCGGCGGCGGCGCGTTCCTGCTCTATTACGATGCCGCCACCGCGAGCGTGGACGCCTACGACGGCCGCGAGACCGCGCCCGCCGCCGCGACGCCGGACTATCTGCGGTGGATCAGCGCGGCCGATCACACCGCGCCACAACCGAATACGCGCGCGAGCGGCCGGTCCATCGGCACCCCCGGGGTATTGCGGCTGCTCGAACTCGCCCAGCGTGAGCACGGTAGGAAGTCCTGGCGGGAGTTGTTCGCCCCGGCGGTCGATCTCGCCGACCGAGGGTTCGCGATCGGTCCCCGGCTGGCGGCCCAGATCGCCGATTCGGCGGCCGATCTCGCCAAGGATCCCGCGTCCCGCGCCTACTTCCTCCAGCCGGACGGCAGTGCCAAAGCCGCGGGCGTCACGCTGACCAATCCCGCCATGGCCAAAACCCTCTCGGCGATCGCGTCGGAGGGCTCGGACGCGTTCTACACCGGGGCCATCGCCGCCGATATCGTGACAGCGATCGCCGATGCCTCGGGCGGGCGCTCCCCCGGATCGACCACCGCGGCGGATCTGGCCGCGTACCAGGCCAAGAAACGCACCGCGCTGTGCGCGCCGTATCGCACCCATGAGGTCTGTGGGATGCCCGCACCGTCCTCGGGCGGCACCGCGGTGGCGGCGGTATTGGGCATGCTCTCCACGGCCGACCTCGCCGCGATGAAACCCGAGCACAGCAACGGCGACACCGCGGCCGACCGCGACGGCGGTAAGCCCACCGCCGCCGCGGTACACCTGATCTCCGAGGCCGAGCGGCTGGCCTACGCGGACCGCGACAAGTATCTCGCGGACCCGGATTTCGTTCCACCGCCGGGCAATTCGCCGCGGACGCTGATCGACCCGAGTTATCTGTCGCACCGCGCCGCGCTCATCGATCCCACCCGCGCTATGGGTGTCGCCCAGCCCGGGAACTTCGGTCCCGTACCCGTCGGCAACAGCACCCAACAGGTCGAGCACGGCACCAGCCATATCAGCATCGTCGACCGCTACGGCAATGCCGCGAGTATGACCACCACGGTCGAATCGGCCTTCGGCGCATTCCATCTGGTCGACGGGTTCGTCCTGAACAATCAGCTCACCGACTTCGCGGCCGAACCGCTGGACCGGGACGGCGTACCGGTGGCCAATCGCCTCGAGGCGGGTAAGCGCCCACGCAGTTCGATGGCCCCGACGCTGGTCTTCGACACCGCCGCGGACGGTTCCCGGGGTCCGCTGACCCATGTCACCGGATCGCCGGGCGGTGCGGTCATCATTCAGTTCGTGGTGAAAACCCTTGTCGCCATGCTTGATTGGGGTTTGGATCCGCAGCAGGCGGTATCGATGATCGATTTCGGCGCGGCCAACTCCGCGACCACGAATGTCGGCGGTGAGCACCCCGCCGTCGACGCCACCGATAACGGCGATCATGACGCGCTCGTGCGGCGACTGCGCGAACTGGGCCATCAGGTCTCGGTCGCACCGCAGTCCAGCGGCGCGTCCGCCCTGGTCCGGGACGGCGACGGCTGGATCGGCGGGGCGGACCCCCGCCGCGAGGGCGCGGTCCTGGGTGACGAACCACCGCGAAACCCACCAGGCCACAAATGA
- a CDS encoding helix-turn-helix transcriptional regulator, whose product MSEIEGTVSSHLTRSVLEAAVQIGVPDREIAAIAGLGRELLGDDFLRIPSTALLRLWELICAAGGVGVGVRVAELAPPGRLHIWDYLILGASNLAEGFTDAARFAAVMADPAATLVVTADDHQLIAEFRGRPYGATVAAVVNEFSLTVLLHRARAIAGHAADPIRVDFTHPAPPDPGYLIETFGTGNIHFDQDRTALVLPIAERTRDGRPYDPELRQILLHYAKLIIDTARPAPTWEDTLRAEISAALIERQSAEIEVVAQRLAVSPRTLQRRLADHGTSWRRELEAVRCQQATRLLRDTRLPVQSIAGRVGYRDQRALRRAFHRWTGQTPDAYRRCARN is encoded by the coding sequence TTGTCCGAGATCGAAGGCACCGTATCGTCGCACCTCACGCGATCGGTGCTGGAGGCGGCTGTCCAGATCGGTGTACCCGATCGTGAGATCGCCGCGATAGCCGGGCTCGGGCGTGAACTACTCGGCGATGATTTCCTTCGGATCCCCTCGACGGCGCTGCTGCGCCTGTGGGAATTGATCTGCGCGGCAGGCGGAGTCGGGGTGGGCGTGCGGGTGGCCGAGTTGGCGCCGCCCGGGCGCCTGCACATCTGGGACTACCTCATCCTCGGCGCTTCGAATCTGGCGGAGGGCTTTACCGATGCCGCGCGATTCGCCGCCGTCATGGCGGACCCCGCGGCGACCCTGGTCGTCACCGCGGACGATCACCAGTTGATCGCCGAATTCCGGGGCAGACCGTACGGCGCCACCGTCGCCGCGGTGGTGAACGAGTTCTCGTTGACCGTGCTGCTGCATCGTGCGCGTGCGATCGCGGGCCATGCCGCCGATCCGATTCGAGTCGATTTCACGCACCCCGCACCGCCCGACCCCGGCTATCTCATCGAGACGTTCGGCACCGGCAATATCCATTTCGATCAGGACCGCACCGCCCTGGTATTGCCCATTGCCGAACGGACGCGGGACGGGCGGCCCTACGATCCGGAACTGCGCCAAATTCTGCTCCACTACGCCAAGCTGATCATCGACACCGCCCGGCCCGCACCGACCTGGGAGGACACCCTGCGCGCCGAGATCAGCGCCGCGTTGATCGAAAGGCAAAGCGCCGAAATAGAAGTCGTCGCACAGCGGCTGGCGGTGAGCCCGCGCACCCTGCAGCGCCGACTCGCCGATCACGGCACCTCGTGGCGGCGTGAACTGGAAGCTGTTCGTTGCCAGCAGGCCACGCGCCTGCTGCGGGACACGCGACTGCCGGTGCAGTCCATTGCCGGTCGGGTCGGCTACCGCGACCAGCGCGCACTGCGCCGCGCGTTCCACCGCTGGACCGGGCAGACCCCGGACGCGTATCGCAGGTGTGCCCGGAACTAG
- a CDS encoding phage tail tip lysozyme, protein MVASLQLPAAGAEVKLHRVSQAPMLNDYIADTESILQLLLDTLGKGTAQQLTAKALNAATTQSAGTGAAAADYHATDTQLAQYKSDLNSLDTHIADIAQKSAGITERTRAEVKGLRDTINAIIGTVREKPTVPEQLGAIDRIDDAVGKAEKAVVQAWDLNNAHGATVHQASTGGGSQGGGSQGGGSSPSGFNPGLGGLGGSTNGGNSADTTQSHRNSSPRYSGPANAEPISGTKKAQASDIYRYLITKYGFTPAQAAGILGNMQVESGFNTAAYNPGEGAIGLCQWEGGRRTMLERFAASQGKSVTDWQVQVDYMMREMQGGESGAYAHVKAAQTPAAAASAFDQYYERSSGDARGQRMANAASIAAAMGTISI, encoded by the coding sequence ATGGTTGCCTCATTGCAGCTGCCAGCCGCCGGCGCCGAGGTGAAACTGCATCGGGTCTCCCAGGCGCCGATGCTGAATGACTACATCGCCGATACCGAATCGATCCTGCAGCTGCTGCTCGATACCCTCGGCAAGGGCACGGCCCAGCAGCTCACCGCGAAAGCGTTGAACGCGGCCACCACACAGTCGGCGGGCACCGGTGCCGCGGCGGCGGACTATCACGCGACCGATACTCAACTCGCACAGTACAAATCAGACCTGAACTCGCTCGACACCCATATCGCCGATATCGCGCAGAAGTCCGCCGGTATCACCGAGAGAACGCGCGCCGAGGTCAAGGGACTGCGGGACACGATCAACGCCATCATCGGCACCGTGCGTGAAAAGCCGACCGTACCAGAGCAATTGGGTGCCATCGATCGAATCGACGATGCGGTGGGCAAAGCCGAGAAGGCGGTGGTGCAGGCGTGGGATCTGAACAATGCCCATGGCGCCACGGTGCATCAGGCCAGCACCGGCGGCGGTAGCCAGGGTGGTGGCAGTCAGGGTGGTGGGAGCTCTCCATCCGGTTTCAACCCGGGCCTGGGTGGCCTCGGTGGCTCGACGAACGGCGGCAACTCCGCCGATACCACTCAGTCACACCGGAATTCGTCCCCCCGCTACTCCGGACCCGCGAACGCCGAGCCGATCTCGGGCACCAAGAAGGCGCAGGCGAGCGATATCTACCGCTACCTGATCACCAAATACGGTTTCACCCCCGCCCAGGCCGCGGGCATCCTCGGCAATATGCAGGTCGAATCCGGATTCAACACCGCCGCATACAATCCCGGCGAAGGCGCGATCGGCCTGTGTCAGTGGGAGGGCGGCCGCCGCACCATGCTCGAACGCTTCGCGGCCTCCCAGGGCAAATCGGTCACCGACTGGCAGGTCCAGGTCGACTACATGATGCGCGAAATGCAGGGCGGCGAATCCGGCGCCTACGCCCACGTCAAAGCCGCCCAGACCCCGGCCGCCGCGGCCAGCGCCTTCGACCAGTACTACGAACGCAGCTCCGGCGATGCCCGCGGCCAGCGCATGGCGAACGCGGCGAGCATCGCCGCCGCCATGGGCACGATCTCGATCTGA